The Streptomyces bacillaris sequence ACCGGGCCGGAGCGGGGGAGGGCGGCGCCGACACGGGGGCGCCGAGCCGTTCCCGTACCTCCGCGACCACCCCGGGCACCACCTCCAGGAAGCGGTCCACGTCCGCCTCCGCCGTGCCGAGCGGCAGCGAGACCCGGACGTTCCCCTCCGACAGCACCCCCATCGCCTTGAGCACATGGCTCGGCTCCAGCGTGCTGCTCGTACAGGACGAACCGGACGATACGGAGAACCCGTGCCGGTCCAGCTCATGGAGAAGGGTCTCTCCATCGACATAGAGACAGGAGAAGGTGACCAGGTGCGGGAGCCGCCGCTCCGGATCGCCCACCACCTCCACATCGCCCACCCGCTCGGCCACCACGGTCCGGATCCGGTCCACCAGCGCCCGCAGCCGCACCGCCTCGGCCGCCGCCTCGTCCCGTACCGCGCGGAGCGAGGCCGCCGCCGCCACGATCGCGGGCAGGTTCTCGAACCCCGGCGCCCGCCCCGACTCCCGCTCCCCGGCCGGGCCCTGCGGCGCGAACCGCACTCCCTTCCGTACCGCCAGCAGCCCCACCCCGGCCGGGCCGCCCCACTTGTGCGCGCTCGCCGTCAGCAGCGACCAGCCGCCCGCCACCGGACCCCACCCCAGCGACTGGGCGGCGTCCACCAGCAGCGGCACCCCGGCCTCGGCGCAGAGCGCGGCCACCTCCGCCACCGGCTGCTCGGTCCCCACCTCATGGTTGGCCGACTGGAGGCAGGCCAGCGCGGTGCCGTCCCGCAGCGCCCCGGCGTACGCCCCCGGGTCCACCGCCCCGACCGCCCCACCGGCACCTGGGTCACCGTCCCGCCCGCCGCCTCGTGCGCCGCCGCCGCATGGAGTACGGAGGAGTGCTCGACGGCCGAGAGGGCCAGATGGCGGCCGACACGCCGACGCCCCGAAAGAGCACCGGCCACTCCGGCGTGGACGGCGGTGGTCCCCGAAGAGGTGAAGACCAGCTCGTCCGGACGGCAGCCGACCGCGTCCGCCGCGGCCTCCCGGGCGGCGTCCAGCAGCAGCCGGGCCCGCCGCCCCTCGCGGTAGAGCCGGGCGGGGTCGGCCCACCCCTCGTCCAGCGCGGCAAGCAGCGCCTGACGTGCGACGGGGTGCAGGGGGGCGGCGGAGGCGGCGTCGAAGTAGGGCACACCGCCACGCTAGCCCGCACCGCCTGTCACCTCGGCGCCCGGCTGCCCGGCCGCCCGTCCTAGGGGGTGTCAGATGACGGCCGGAGGCCCGGATTCCATCCCTTCGGGGAGTCGGGCGGCGCGTTGGGCACCCTCCCCGCGCGACCCCAAATAGCGTCCAGTAGGGTTTGGTCCGCATAAACATCCAAACCCCTGCCCGCGTCAGGGACGGCGACCGACCAGCGAGACGGGCGCGCCGCCCGTGCGGGCGAGACTCTCGGGAAGGCGCTACGTGAGTCCCAACGGCTCCGACCGCTCGTCGCGGCGCCCGATGCGGCGGAAGCTGCCGCAGGTGCTGACTGCGGGCCTGGTCCTGGCGACGGCCTCCGGTTGTTCATACAACTGGGAGGATTTTCCCCGCCTCGGTATGCCCACCCCGGTGACGGAAGAGGCCCCTCGGATCCTCTCCCTCTGGCAAGGCTCGTGGGCGGCAGCGCTCGTCACGGGTGTCCTTGTCTGGGGGCTGATCCTCTGGAGCGTCTTCTTCCACCGGCGTAGCCGGACCAAGGTGGAGGTACCTCCGCAGACCAGGTACAACATGCCCATCGAGGCGTTGTACACAGTGGTTCCGCTCATCATCGTCTCGGTGCTCTTCTACTTCACCGCGCGCGATGAGTCCAAGCTCCTCGAACTCTCCGACAAGCCGGCCCACACCATCAACGTGGTCGGCTACCAGTGGAGCTGGGCCTTCAACTACATCGAGAAGGTGGAAGGCCAGCCCGCAGCGGGCAGCGAGGTTCCCAAGGAGCTCGCGGCCATCCCCGACAAGTTCCAGAAGGACTTCCCCGCGGACGCCACCGGCGTCTACGACGCGGGCATCCCCGGCACCCGTAACCCCCAGAACGGCAACCCGGGTCCGACCCTGTGGCTGCCGAAGGGGGAGAAGGTCCGCTTCGTCCTCACTTCGCGTGACGTCATCCACTCCTTCTGGGTGGTGCCGTTCCTCATGAAGCAGGACGTCATCCCGGGCCACACCAACGTCTTCGAGGTCACTCCCAACCGGGAGGGCACCTTCATGGGCAAGTGCGCCGAGCTCTGCGGCGTCGACCACTCCCGGATGCTCTTCAACGTCAAGGTCGTCTCCCCGGAGCGGTACCAGCAGCACCTCAAGGAGCTGGCTGAGAAGGGTCAGACGGGCTACGTGCCGGCAGGCATCGAGCAGACCGACCCGGCCAGGAATGCGGAGAAGAAGCAACTGTGAGCATCCTCAACGAACCTCAGGGTGCCGCACCGGCAGACGACTCGTACGAGGACGAGCTGCCGGTCCGGCGCAAGCAGCCGGGCAATGTCGTCGTCAAGTGGATGACCAGCACGGACCACAAGACCATCGGCACGCTCTACCTGGTCACGTCGTTCGCCTTCTTCATCATCGGCGGACTCATGGCGCTCTTCATGCGCGCCGAGCTCGCTCGTCCCGGCACGCAGATCATGTCGAACGAGCAGTTCAACCAGGCGTTCACGATGCACGGCACGATCATGCTGCTGATGTTCGCGACGCCGCTGTTCGCCGGGTTCGCCAACTGGATCATGCCGCTGCAGATCGGGGCGCCCGATGTGGCGTTCCCGCGGCTGAACATGTTCGCGTACTGGCTGTACCTCTTCGGCTCGCTCATCGCGGTGGCCGGCTTCCTCACCCCGCAGGGCGCCGCCGACTTCGGGTGGTTCGCCTACGCGCCGCTGAACGACGCCGTCCGCTCGCCGGGCATCGGCGCCGACATGTGGATCATGGGTCTGGCCTTCTCCGGCTTCGGCACGATCCTCGGCTCGGTCAACTTCATCACCACGATCATCTGCATGCGCGCACCCGGCATGACGATGTTCCGCATGCCGATCTTCACCTGGAACGTCCTGCTGACCGGTGTCCTGGTCCTGCTGGCCTTCCCGGTCCTGGCCGCCGCGCTCTTCGCCCTGGAGGCGGACCGTAAATTCGGTTCGCACATCTTCGATTCCGCCAACGGCGGCGCGTTGCTCTGGCAGCACCTCTTCTGGTTCTTCGGCCATCCAGAGGTGTACATCATCGCCCTGCCGTTCTTCGGCATCATTTCCGAGGTCATTCCGGTATTCAGCCGCAAGCCGATGTTCGGCTACATCGGTCTGATCGCCGCGACGATCGCCATCGCCGGTCTCTCGGTGACGGTGTGGGCGCACCACATGTATGTGACGGGCGGCGTGCTATTGCCGTTCTTCTCGTTCATGACATTCCTCATCGCGGTGCCAACAGGTGTGAAGTTCTTCAACTGGATCGGCACGATGTGGAAGGGGTCATTGTCCTTCGAGACCCCGATGCTCTGGGCCGTCGGCTTCCTCATCACCTTCACCTTCGGTGGTCTGACCGGCGTCATCCTGGCCTCGCCCCCGATGGACTTCCACGTCTCCGACTCGTACTTCGTCGTCGCGCACTTCCACTACGTCATCTTCGGCACCGTGGTCTTCGCGATGTTCTCCGGATTCCACTTCTGGTGGCCGAAGTTCACCGGCAAGATGCTGGACGAGCGGCTCGGGAAGATCACCTTCTGGACGCTGTTCGTCGGCTTCCACGGCACCTTCCTGGTGCAGCACTGGCTCGGTGCCGAGGGCATGCCACGTCGTTACGCGGACTACCTCGCCGCCGACGGCTTCACCGCGCTGAACACGATCTCCACGATCGCGTCCTTCGTGCTCGGCCTGTCGATGCTGCCGTTCTTCTACAACGTCTGGAAGACCGCGAAGTACGGCAAGAAGATCGAGGTCGACGACCCCTGGGGTTACGGCCGTTCGCTGGAGTGGGCGACCTCCTGCCCGCCCCCGCGGCACAACTTCCTCACCCTGCCGCGGATCCGTTCCGAATCCCCGGCGTTCGACCTGCACCACCCGGAGATCGCGGCGCTCGAACAGCTTGAGCACCACTCCGAGTCGGACAAGGCCCTCGCCGGCGGCAAGGAGGCAGGCAAGTGAAGATCCAGGGACAGATGTTCATCTGGCTGAGCGTCTTCATCCTCGGCATGGCCATCGTCTACGGCGTGTGGTCCAAGGAGCCGATCGGCACCACGGCCCTCTTCCTGGCCTTCGGGCTCTCGGTCATGATCGGCTTCTACCTGGCCTTCACGGCCAACCGGGTCGACGCCATGGCCCAGGACAACAAGGAGGCGGACGTCGCCGACGAGGCGGGCGAGCTGGGGTTCTTCTCCCCGCACAGCTGGCAGCCGCTCTCGCTGGCCGTCGGTGGCGCCTTCGCCTTCCTGGGCGTCGTCTTCGGCTGGTGGCTGATGTACTTCTCCGCCCCGCTGCTCCTGCTCGGCCTCTTCGGCTGGGTCTTCGAGTACTACCGCGGCGAGAACCGCACCCAGTGACACCCTCCTGAGGGTGCCACCGCACTACCCCACGAGGGGCCCGCGTCGCAAGGAAGCGACACGGGCCCCTCGCTCGTTCGGAGGCATTGGACGCGCTGGATCGGATGAATCTTCTTAGCGTGAGGTCATGAACCACACGCCGCGCATCCGCACCGTAGTGAGCTGCACTCTGCTGGTCGTGACCCTCGGCGCGGGTGCGACCGCCTGTGGCGGCTCCGACGGACATCCGCTGTCGACGAAGCCGTACGACGCGGGGGACCAGGTCTCCTTCAACGGCCCCTCCAAGAACGAGAAGGCCGACCCCGACAAGCCGCTCGAGGTCACCGTCAAGGGTGACGACAGCCGCATCACCGACGTCAGCGCCGTCGACACCGGCGGCCGCCACCTCGCGGGCGAGCTCTCCGCCGACGGCCGCCGCTGGCGCTCCACCGCCCCGCTGGCCGCCGGAACCGGATACACCGTCAGGGTCGCCACCGAGAACGAGGACGGCGCTCCGGGCACCCGTACGCTCTCCTTCGAGACCTCCTCGCCCAAGAAGCTGCTGAAGGTCTCCTTCGGCCCCCAGGCGGGCACCTACGGCGTCGGACAGCCCATCACGGCGGAACTCAGCGCTCCGGTCACCGACAAGGCCTCACGCGCCACCGTCGAGCGCGCCCTCAAGGTCCGCTCCACCCCGGCCGCCACCGGCTCCTGGTACTGGGTCGACGACAAGAAGCTGCACTACCGCCCCCAGGAGTACTGGCCCGCCAACGCCACCATCGAGGTCCGCTCCAACCTGGCGGGCATCAAGGTGACCAACGCCCTCTACGGAGCCGAGGCCAAGCCCCTCAAGATCACCACCGGCGACCGGATCGAAGCCCTCACCGACGCCTCGACCCACACCATGACGGTCCTGCGCAACGGAGAAGTGATCAACACCATTCCGGTCACCACCGGCAAGCCCGGCTTCTCCACCCGCAACGGCGTCAAGGTGGTGCTCGCCAAGGAGTACTACGTACGGATGCGCGGCGAGTCCATCGGCATCGCGGCCGGCTCCTCGGAGTCGTACGACCTGCCCGTCTACTACGCCGCACGGGTGACCTGGAGCGGGGAGTACGTCCACGCCGCACCCTGGTCCGTCGGCTCCCAGGGCTCCGCCAACGTCAGCCACGGCTGCACCGGCATGAGCACCAGCAACGCCGCCTGGTTCTTCGACACCGTGCGCCAGGGCGACATCGTCAAGGTCGTAGGCAGCGCGGGGGAGACCATGACCCCGTTCGACAACGGGTTCGGCGACTGGAACCTGTCCTGGGAGAAGTGGCAGAAGGGCAGCGCCCTCAACGAAGGGGTGCCGGACAGCCCCCAGACGCTCCAGGCGGCCCGGCTGCGGCCCCATGTCTGACCGGGCGCAGCGGGAGCGCCCCGCACCGCGGGGCGCTCCTCACCTGTCCGCAGGGGCGGCTCACGCCTCCACGGAGAGCCGGGCGCGCAGCAGGGCCGCCAGAGCCTCGGAGAACTCCACCGGGTCCACCGGCAGCGTCACCGCGGCCTCCGCACGGCTCCAGGTGGCCAGCCACGCGTCCTGCGGGCGGCCGATCAGCAGGAGGACCGGGGGGCAGTGGAAGATCTCGTCCTTGATCTGCCGGCAGACGCCCATCCCCCCGATGGGGGCCGTCTCGCCGTCCAGCACGCAGACGTCGACCCCGCCGGCGTCCAGTGCCGCCAGGACGGCCGGAAGCGTCGCGCACTCCAGGAACCGCACTTCCGGCACGTCGGCGGCGGGCCTGCGCCCGGCCGCCAGCTTCACCTGCTCGCGGATGTTGGCGTCGTCGCTGTAGACCAGGACCGTGGCGGTCGCCTGCATTGTTCCTCCGTGACAGCTGTGTCTTCGGGGCTCTCGGGGCATGAACCGATGCGCGGATCGTACTCCGCCAGACCCGCCGTCAGCACCGGTAAGGACACCGATTCGATGGGCCGTTCGGGCAGGACACACGCCACTGACACACCGAACGGCACCCCCCGGAGTGAGGGCGGGATAAGCGACCGACATAATGTCGGTCGTGGCGACAGCAACGACAGTAGAAACCGGGCACGCGCACCCGTCGGTCAATCGGCCGAACCTCACCAGCGTCGGAACCATCATCTGGTTGGCGTCCGAGCTGATGTTCTTCGCGGCCCTCTTCGCGATGTACTTCACCCTTCGATCGGTGATGGGACCCGAGTACTGGAAGGAGATGGCCGGGCATCTGAACTTCCCGTTCGCGGCCACGAACACCACGATCCTGGTGCTTTCCTCACTCACCTGCCAGCTCGGCGTCTTCGCCGCCGAGCGGGGCGATGTGAAGAAGCTCCGCACCTGGTTCATCGTGACGTTCGTGATGGGCTCGATCTTCATCGGCGGCCAGGTCCTGGAGTACGTGGAGCTGGTCAAGGAGGCGGGGCTCTCCCTCTCCTCCGACCCGTACGGCTCCGTGTTCTACCTGACCACCGGCTTCCACGGACTGCATGTGACGGGCGGCCTCATCGCCTTCCTGCTGGTCCTCGGCAGGACGTACGCGGCCAAGAGGTTCACCCATGACCAGGCCACCGCGGCCATCGTCGTGTCCTACTACTGGCACTTCGTGGACGTGGTGTGGATCGGCCTGTTCGCAACGATCTACATGATCAAGTAACCGGGCTCGCACCCACCCACCATCGACGCAGAAGATCCTGACACCGGGGTAATCCGTGAAAAAGCTCTCCGCACGACGACGCCATCCGCTGGCGGCGGTCGTCGTACTACTCCTCGCGCTGGCGGCTACCGGGGGGCTGTACGCCGCGTTTGCGCCTGCGGGCAAGGCGCAGGCCGATGAAACCGCCCAGTCCCTCGCCATCGACGAGGGCAAGAAGCTCTACACCGTAGGCTGCGCCAGCTGCCACGGAACCGGCGGTCAGGGCACCACCGACGGGCCGTCCCTCGTGGGCGTGGGCTCCGCCGCCGTCGACTTCCAGGTCGGTACGGGCCGTATGCCCGCGCAGCAGCCGGGCGCCCAGGTACCGAAGAAGAAGAAGATCTACACCCAGGCGGAGATCGACCAGCTCGCGGCGTACGTCGCGTCGCTCGGCGCCGGTCCGATCACGCCGACCGACAAGCAGGTCGACCCGGCCGGCGCGGACATCGCCAAGGGTGGCGAACTGTTCCGCAACAACTGCGCCCAGTGCCACAACTTCACCGGCCAGGGAGGCGCGCTGACCAACGGCAAGTACGCCCCCAGCCTGGAAGGCGTGAGCCCGAAGCACATCTACGAGGCCATGCAGACCGGCCCGCAGTCGATGCCCTCCTTCCCCGACACGATCATGCCGGAGCAGGAGAAGAAGGACATCATCGCGTACATCAAGTCCGTGAACGGTGAGGAGACGCCGAGTCCCGGCGGTCTCGCCCTCGGCGGTCTCGGCCCGGTCAGTGAGGGGCTCTTCGCCTGGATCTTCGGGCTGGGCGCACTCGTCGCAGCCGCCGCCTGGGTCGCGGCCCACACCGCTAAGGCCAAGAAGTCATGAGTAGCCAAAAGATTCCAGAAGACAACCTGCCCGTAGTGCAGGAGACCGCGCAGGGCGCGGTGGAGGGTACGGACGACCCGTTCGCCGACCCCGGGCTGCCGGCGCACAAGCCGCGTATCCAGGACATCGACGAACGCGCCGCGAACCGCTCCGAGCGGGCCGTCGCGTTCATGTTCACGCTCTCGATGCTGTCGACGGTGGGCTTCATCGCGTCGTACGTCATCTTCCCCGTGGACAAGATCGTCTACATCTGGCCCTTCGGCCATGTCAGCCCCCTCAACTTCTCCCTGGGGCTGACGCTCGGCTTCGCGCTCTTCTTCATCGGCGCAGGCGCCGTCCACTGGGCGCGCACCCTGATGTCCGACGTCGAGGTCGCCGACGAGCGCCACCCGATCGAGGCGACCCCCGAGGTCAAGGCCAAGGTCCTCGCCGACTTCAAGGCCGGTGCCGAGGAGTCCGCGATCGGCCGCCGCAAGCTCATCCGCACGACCCTCTTCGGTGCGCTGGCCCTGGTGCCGCTCTCCGGTGTGGTGCTGCTGCGCGACCTCGGTCCGCTCCCGGAGAAGAAGCTCCGGACCACGATGTGGGCCAAGGGCAAGCTGCTCGTCAACATGAACACGGGCGAGCCGCTCCGTCCGGAGCACGTCCCCGTGGGATCGCTGACCTTCGCCAAGCCCGAGGGCCTGGAGGAGGACTCGCACGACTTCCTCTCGCAGATCGCCAAGGCCGCGCTGATGATCGTCCGCATCGAACCGGACGACATCAAGGACAAGCGCCAGCGCGACTGGGCCCACGAGGGCATCGTGGCCTTCTCCAAGATCTGCACCCACGTCGGCTGCCCGATCAGCCTGTACGAGCAGCAGACACACCACGTGCTCTGCCCGTGCCACCAGTCCACCTTCGACCTCTCCGACGGCGCCCGCGTCATCTTCGGTCCGGCCGGCCACGCGCTTCCGCAGCTGCGGATCGGCGTGAACAGCGAGGGCAACCTCGAGGCGCTCGGTGACTTCGACGAGCCCGTCGGTCCGTCCTTCTGGGAGCGCGGATGAGTACTGCGACCACCACCCCGCCCGCCGACCAGGCGGGACAGCGCAAGGCACCCGCGGGCGAGCGGGTCGCCGACTGGGCCGACGGCCGACTGGGCATCTACGGCCTGGCCAAGGCCAACATGCGCAAGATCTTCCCGGACCACTGGTCCTTCATGCTCGGTGAAGTGGCGCTCTTCAGCTTCATCATCATCATCCTCACGGGTGTGTACCTGACGCTGTTCTTCCAGCCGAGCATGACCGAGGTCGTCTACCACGGCCCGTACGAGCCCATGCAGGGCATCCGGATGTCGGAGGCCTACGCCTCCACGCTGAAGATCAGCTTCGAGGTCCGCGGCGGTCTGCTCGTCCGGCAGATCCACCACTGGGCCGCCCTGATCTTCCTCGCGGCGATGTTCGTGCACATGATGCGCGTCTTCTTCACGGGCGCCTTCCGCAAGCCGCGCGAGATCAACTGGGTCTTCGGCTTCCTGCTCTTCGTGCTCGGCATGTTCACCGGCTTCACCGGCTACTCCCTCCCGGACGACCTGCTCTCCGGTACGGGTGTCCGCTTCACCCAGGGCGCCATCCTGTCCGTGCCGATCGTCGGTACGTACATCTCGATGTTCCTGTTCGGCGGCGAGTTCCCCGGCCACGACTTCGTGGCCCGGTTCTACTCGATCCACATCCTGCTGCTGCCGGGCATCATGCTCGGTCTGCTGGTGGCCCACCTCATCCTGGTGGTCTTCCACAAGCACACGCAGTACCCGGGCCCCGGCAAGACGAACAAGAACGTCGTCGGCATGCCGCTGCTGCCGGTCTACATGGCCAAGGCCGGAGGCTTCTTCTTCCTCGTCTTCGGCATCATCGCGATCATCTCGGCCATCGCCACGATCAACCCGATCTGGGCGCTCGGACCGTACCGCCCGGACCAGGTGTCCACCGGCGCCCAGCCCGACTGGTACATGGGCTTCGCCGAGGGTCTGGTCCGTGTGATGCCCGGCTGGGAGATCAGCCACTGGGGCTACACGCTCAACCTCGGCGTATTCATCCCGCTGGTCGGCTTCGGCCTGGTGCTCACCCTGCCCGCGGTGTACCCGTTCATCGAGTCCTGGATCACCGGGGACAAGCGCGAGCACCACATCCTGGACCGCCCGCGCAACGCCCCGACCCGTACGGGGCTCGGCGTCGCCTGGATCACCGCGTACTTCATCGGCCTCGTCGGCGGTGGTAACGACCTGTGGGCCACGCACTTCCACCTGTCGATCAACGCCATCACCTGGTTCGTCCGGATCTTCTTCTTCGTCGGACCGGTCATCGCCTTCATCGTCACCAAGCGGATCTGCCTCGGCCTCCAGCGCCGCGACAAGGAGAAGGTGCTGCACGGTCGCGAGACCGGCATCATCAAGCGCCTGCCGCACGGTGAGTTCGTGGAGATCCACGAGCCGCTGTCCCAGGACAAGCTGCACACGCTCACCCAGCACCACCAGTACAAGCCGCTCGAACTCGGCCCCGAGGTCGACGAGAACGGCGTAAAGCGCAAGATCCCCGTACTGGAGAAGGTCCGGGCCAAGCTCAGCAAGGGCTACTACGGCGAGAACAACCAGATCGCCAAGCCCACCGTCGAGGAGTACAAGGAGATCACCGAGGGCCACGGCCACCACTGATCACCTGAACTGATCGCCACCGCGGGAGCCCCGTCCATTCGATGGACGGGGCTCTTCGCGGTCCCGGTGGCTGGATAGGGTGGAGCCGTATCTTTCCCGGCTGTGGACCCCTGGAGCGGACCATGAACGTTGTGACCCCGAGCGGCGGCGACAGCGTGGCGGACCGTTCCTGGCCCGGCCTGCTGAACCCCCTGCTGCGCGGCGAGAACCTCTCCTCCGAGGAGACCGCCTGGGCGATGGACCGCATCATGAGCGGCGAGGCCACCGACGCGCAGATCGCCGGCTTCGCGGTGGCGCTGCGGGCCAAGGGCGAGACCGTCGAGGAGGTCACCGGGCTGGTGCGCGCGATGTACGCGCACGCCAACACCATCGAGGTGCCCGGCCGCACCGTCGACATCGTCGGCACCGGCGGCGACCTCGCCAAGACCGTCAACATCTCGACCATGGCCGCGATCGTCATCGCCGGGACCGGCGCCAAGGTCGTCAAACACGGCAACCGGGCCGCCTCCTCCGCGAGCGGCTCCTCCGACGTCCTGGAGAAGCTGGGCGTCAACCTGGAGCTGACCCCGCAGCGGGTGGTGGAGGTCGCGGAGGCGGCGGGCATCACGTTCTGTTTCGCCGTCAAGTTCCACCCCGCCCTGCGGTACGCCGCCAAGGCCCGCAAGGAGCTGGGCGCGCAGACCACGTTCAACATCCTGGGACCCCTCACCAACCCGGCCCAGGTGCGCGCCCAGGCGATCGGGGTGGCCGACGCCCGGATGGCGCCCATCGTCGCGGGCGTGCTCGCGGAGCGGGGCAACTCGGCGCTTGTCTTCCGCGGTGACGACGGGCTCGACGAGCTGACCACCACCGCCACCTCGCGGATCTGGGTGGTCCGTGACGGGGAGGTGCGCGAGGAGCCGTTCGACCCGCGCGACGTCGGGCTGACCATCGTCCCCGTCGAGGCGCTGCGCGGCGCCGACGCCTCGTACAACGCCGATGTGGCCCGTCGGCTGCTGGACGGCGAGGGCGGCGCGGTACGGGAGGCGGTGCTGCTCAACGCGGCGGCGGCGCTCGTCGCGCTCGACCCGGGGACCGGCCCGCTGACCGAGCGGATCGCGGCGCAGATCCAGGTGGCCGCCGAGGCCATCGACTCCGGGGCCGCCAAGCGCGCCCTGGAGCGCTGGGTGGCGGCCAGTAACGCCTGAGACGCCGAATGTGACGCAGGGCGCAGTCCGGATGCCGGACCGCGCCCTTGCGCGTCCCCGTACGTATGGCAAGATGCTGCGCAGGTCATGAGTGACAGCGACTACGGCCCCGGCCCGCTGTCCGGCAACCCTCCGTCCGTGGCGGGGTGCCCCGGGTGAAGACCAGGCCGTAGGCAGCGAGGTCTGCGGCAAGCGCGGGCCCCTCGGCGTCCAATGGACGTCAGCCCCCGGGGTCCTGGTCCCTAGGGAGCCTTCTGTGAGCAAGCGAATGCGTTAGGGCTCGTCCCAGGGCTTCGTCACGCCCTGAGCTGACCGCCCTTCTTCAGCGCACCCTCTTTTCCTTCCTTCTCCGCGCCGCCGCGTATCCGCAGGCGCGCAGATTTCGCCTGCCTGTTACGGGAGTTCGCCATGTCTGTCTCCACCGCTGCCCTCGACTCGTCGGTTTGTGCCCCACTGCCCGTTCTGGGGCAGGATGTCACCGTTCCGCTCGTCACCGGCGGTGAAGTCACCTATGCCGCACTCGACTACGCCGCCAGCGCCCCGGCCCTCCAGCGGGTCTGGGACGACGTGGCCGCGTACGCCCCGTACTACGGCAGCGTCCACCGCGGTGCCGGATACCTCTCGCAGCTCTCCACCGACCTCTTCGAGAACAGCCGTCGCACGGTCGCGGAGTTCCTCGGCTGCCGCGCCGACGACCAGGTCGTCTTCACCCGCTCCACCACCGACTCCCTCAACCTGCTGGCCGCCGCGATCCCGGCCGGCTGCCAGGTCTTCGTGTACGAGACCGAGCACCACGCCTCCCTGCTGCCCTGGCGCGACGCCCAGGTCACCTACCTCAACGCGCCCCGCACCCCGGGCCAGGCGGTGGAGACCCTGGAGCGGGCGCTCGCGGACCGCGCCCCCTACGGCCCGGCCCTCGTCTGCGTGACCGGTGCCTCCAACGTGACCGGTGAGCTGTGGCCGGTGAAGGAACTGGCCGCCGCCGCGCACGCGCACGGGGCCCGGATCGTCCTGGACGCCGCCCAGCTCGCCCCGCACCACCCCGTGGACATCGCCGAACTGGACGTCGACTGGGTCGCGTTCTCCGGCCACAAGCTGTACGCGCCCTTCGGCTCGGGCGTCCTCGCGGGCCGCGCCGACTGGCTCCAGGCGGCCGAGCCGTACCTCGTCGGCGGCGGCGCCTCCCGCAAGGTCGCCCGGCGCGCGGACGGGGGCGTGGACGTCGACTGGCACACCACGGCCGCCCGCCACGAGGCCGGTTCGCCCAACGTGATCGGCGTCTACTCCATCGCCTCCGCCTGCAAGGCCCTCACCGAGGCGGGGTTCGACACCCTGGTGGCCCGGGAGCAGGAACTGGTGCGCCGGGTCCGTGAGGGGCTGGCCGAGGTGCCCGAGGTCCAGGTGCTCTCGCTCTTCGGGGACGACGCGCCCCGGGTCGGGGTCATCTCCTTCGTGGTGCGCGGCTGGAACAGCTCGCACTTCGCCGCCGCCCTCTCCGCCGAGTACGGCATCGGCGTCCGCGACGGCCTCTTCTGCGCCCACCCGCTGGTGCGCACCCTCCTCGGCAGCGACCCGCAGGACCCGGGCGAGTGCGGCGCCCCCGAGGCCGAGCCGGGCGAGCGCT is a genomic window containing:
- a CDS encoding cytochrome c oxidase subunit 4; its protein translation is MKIQGQMFIWLSVFILGMAIVYGVWSKEPIGTTALFLAFGLSVMIGFYLAFTANRVDAMAQDNKEADVADEAGELGFFSPHSWQPLSLAVGGAFAFLGVVFGWWLMYFSAPLLLLGLFGWVFEYYRGENRTQ
- the ctaD gene encoding aa3-type cytochrome oxidase subunit I, producing MSILNEPQGAAPADDSYEDELPVRRKQPGNVVVKWMTSTDHKTIGTLYLVTSFAFFIIGGLMALFMRAELARPGTQIMSNEQFNQAFTMHGTIMLLMFATPLFAGFANWIMPLQIGAPDVAFPRLNMFAYWLYLFGSLIAVAGFLTPQGAADFGWFAYAPLNDAVRSPGIGADMWIMGLAFSGFGTILGSVNFITTIICMRAPGMTMFRMPIFTWNVLLTGVLVLLAFPVLAAALFALEADRKFGSHIFDSANGGALLWQHLFWFFGHPEVYIIALPFFGIISEVIPVFSRKPMFGYIGLIAATIAIAGLSVTVWAHHMYVTGGVLLPFFSFMTFLIAVPTGVKFFNWIGTMWKGSLSFETPMLWAVGFLITFTFGGLTGVILASPPMDFHVSDSYFVVAHFHYVIFGTVVFAMFSGFHFWWPKFTGKMLDERLGKITFWTLFVGFHGTFLVQHWLGAEGMPRRYADYLAADGFTALNTISTIASFVLGLSMLPFFYNVWKTAKYGKKIEVDDPWGYGRSLEWATSCPPPRHNFLTLPRIRSESPAFDLHHPEIAALEQLEHHSESDKALAGGKEAGK
- a CDS encoding DNA-binding transcriptional response regulator, with the protein product MQATATVLVYSDDANIREQVKLAAGRRPAADVPEVRFLECATLPAVLAALDAGGVDVCVLDGETAPIGGMGVCRQIKDEIFHCPPVLLLIGRPQDAWLATWSRAEAAVTLPVDPVEFSEALAALLRARLSVEA
- the qcrC gene encoding cytochrome bc1 complex diheme cytochrome c subunit produces the protein MKKLSARRRHPLAAVVVLLLALAATGGLYAAFAPAGKAQADETAQSLAIDEGKKLYTVGCASCHGTGGQGTTDGPSLVGVGSAAVDFQVGTGRMPAQQPGAQVPKKKKIYTQAEIDQLAAYVASLGAGPITPTDKQVDPAGADIAKGGELFRNNCAQCHNFTGQGGALTNGKYAPSLEGVSPKHIYEAMQTGPQSMPSFPDTIMPEQEKKDIIAYIKSVNGEETPSPGGLALGGLGPVSEGLFAWIFGLGALVAAAAWVAAHTAKAKKS
- the ctaC gene encoding aa3-type cytochrome oxidase subunit II; translated protein: MSPNGSDRSSRRPMRRKLPQVLTAGLVLATASGCSYNWEDFPRLGMPTPVTEEAPRILSLWQGSWAAALVTGVLVWGLILWSVFFHRRSRTKVEVPPQTRYNMPIEALYTVVPLIIVSVLFYFTARDESKLLELSDKPAHTINVVGYQWSWAFNYIEKVEGQPAAGSEVPKELAAIPDKFQKDFPADATGVYDAGIPGTRNPQNGNPGPTLWLPKGEKVRFVLTSRDVIHSFWVVPFLMKQDVIPGHTNVFEVTPNREGTFMGKCAELCGVDHSRMLFNVKVVSPERYQQHLKELAEKGQTGYVPAGIEQTDPARNAEKKQL
- a CDS encoding L,D-transpeptidase, which encodes MNHTPRIRTVVSCTLLVVTLGAGATACGGSDGHPLSTKPYDAGDQVSFNGPSKNEKADPDKPLEVTVKGDDSRITDVSAVDTGGRHLAGELSADGRRWRSTAPLAAGTGYTVRVATENEDGAPGTRTLSFETSSPKKLLKVSFGPQAGTYGVGQPITAELSAPVTDKASRATVERALKVRSTPAATGSWYWVDDKKLHYRPQEYWPANATIEVRSNLAGIKVTNALYGAEAKPLKITTGDRIEALTDASTHTMTVLRNGEVINTIPVTTGKPGFSTRNGVKVVLAKEYYVRMRGESIGIAAGSSESYDLPVYYAARVTWSGEYVHAAPWSVGSQGSANVSHGCTGMSTSNAAWFFDTVRQGDIVKVVGSAGETMTPFDNGFGDWNLSWEKWQKGSALNEGVPDSPQTLQAARLRPHV
- the ctaE gene encoding aa3-type cytochrome oxidase subunit III, translating into MSVVATATTVETGHAHPSVNRPNLTSVGTIIWLASELMFFAALFAMYFTLRSVMGPEYWKEMAGHLNFPFAATNTTILVLSSLTCQLGVFAAERGDVKKLRTWFIVTFVMGSIFIGGQVLEYVELVKEAGLSLSSDPYGSVFYLTTGFHGLHVTGGLIAFLLVLGRTYAAKRFTHDQATAAIVVSYYWHFVDVVWIGLFATIYMIK